A genomic window from Euryarchaeota archaeon includes:
- the uvrC gene encoding excinuclease ABC subunit UvrC, which produces MDLRSKAKTLPRTPGVYLFKDAAGEVLYVGKSGSLRDRVSSYFSTDLDLRKAEMVSRSVDIEVVLAPTEKEALILESNFIKRFQPPFNIRLADDTRYPFIRLSADDFPRIDMVREVAAKGSFYGPYPSAGAARETLKVAREVFGIRDCREFVKGGCLNHQIGTCLGPCIDAVDRAQYMDAVDAAKRFLAGHDDEVKARLKAEMQAASDKQEFERAARLRDRLASMHKTMERQAMLVAKADDADGVALAAQGGLGVAVIVMSRAGRVASQAEFHLRSTGTNEEALGEFMTRYYGEMPNLPKAIYAPPGVEGLEAISELLSEKRASRVVVSSPVRGRGMRLVKLARLNAEFKLGQYVARRGEAGFDEESQELGALLGLADAPTRIECFDISHLGGTGVVASMVAFEKGRPDKKNYRRFKLSREANDDYAAMREVVYRRYRRLRESASELPHLIIVDGGRGQLAKAIEAVHEAGVFDVPLIALAKGEESVFKEDVSLPLDTTRSPHALLLLRRIRDEAHRFAITYQRVKRRSISGESLLAGIPGLGPARRRALLMHYASLDEIRESSVEELSNVPGISPAIARRVLEELSRPR; this is translated from the coding sequence GTGGACCTACGGTCAAAAGCGAAGACGCTTCCTCGCACACCCGGCGTCTACCTCTTCAAGGACGCCGCCGGCGAAGTGCTCTACGTCGGAAAATCGGGTTCGCTCCGGGATCGGGTCTCCTCATACTTCTCCACGGACCTCGACTTGAGAAAGGCCGAGATGGTGTCGCGCTCGGTCGACATCGAGGTCGTCCTCGCTCCCACGGAGAAGGAAGCTTTGATCCTGGAATCGAACTTCATCAAGCGGTTCCAACCACCGTTCAACATCCGTTTGGCAGATGACACGCGTTACCCGTTCATCAGATTGTCCGCGGACGACTTTCCCCGCATCGACATGGTGCGCGAGGTCGCGGCGAAGGGGAGTTTCTACGGGCCCTATCCGAGCGCCGGCGCCGCGCGCGAGACGTTGAAAGTCGCCCGCGAGGTGTTCGGCATACGCGATTGTCGCGAGTTCGTCAAAGGCGGTTGCCTCAACCACCAGATCGGCACCTGCCTCGGGCCATGCATCGACGCCGTCGACCGGGCACAGTACATGGACGCCGTCGACGCGGCGAAGCGCTTCCTTGCCGGCCACGACGACGAAGTGAAGGCGCGCCTCAAGGCGGAGATGCAGGCCGCCTCGGACAAGCAGGAATTCGAGCGCGCAGCGCGCCTAAGAGACCGCCTCGCCTCGATGCACAAGACGATGGAGCGGCAGGCGATGCTCGTTGCAAAGGCCGATGACGCGGACGGGGTCGCCCTCGCGGCCCAAGGCGGTCTGGGTGTAGCCGTGATCGTGATGTCACGCGCCGGACGCGTGGCATCGCAAGCGGAGTTTCACCTACGGTCCACGGGCACGAACGAGGAGGCCCTCGGCGAGTTCATGACCCGCTACTACGGCGAGATGCCGAACCTTCCGAAGGCGATCTACGCGCCGCCGGGCGTCGAAGGCCTCGAAGCGATCTCGGAGCTCTTGAGCGAGAAGCGCGCCTCCCGCGTGGTGGTCTCGAGCCCCGTTCGCGGCCGGGGGATGCGGCTCGTCAAGCTCGCGCGACTCAACGCGGAATTCAAGCTCGGGCAGTACGTGGCGCGTAGAGGCGAAGCGGGCTTCGATGAGGAGTCGCAGGAACTAGGGGCCTTGCTTGGCCTGGCTGATGCGCCCACTCGGATCGAATGCTTCGACATCTCGCACCTTGGCGGGACGGGCGTCGTCGCCAGCATGGTCGCATTTGAGAAGGGGAGACCCGACAAGAAGAACTACCGCCGGTTCAAGCTCTCGCGGGAGGCAAACGACGACTACGCCGCTATGCGGGAGGTCGTCTACCGTCGCTACCGGCGGCTTCGGGAAAGTGCGTCGGAGCTTCCGCACCTCATCATTGTCGACGGCGGCCGCGGCCAACTTGCGAAGGCGATCGAGGCGGTGCACGAAGCCGGCGTTTTCGACGTGCCGTTGATCGCGCTCGCCAAGGGGGAGGAGAGCGTTTTCAAGGAGGATGTATCGCTGCCGCTCGACACCACGAGGTCGCCGCATGCGCTCCTTCTCCTTCGCCGTATACGCGACGAGGCGCACCGGTTCGCGATCACCTACCAAAGGGTGAAACGGCGATCCATATCGGGGGAGTCGCTTCTCGCCGGGATACCGGGTCTCGGGCCTGCGAGGAGACGCGCGCTCTTGATGCATTATGCCAGCCTGGACGAAATCCGGGAGTCCTCCGTCGAGGAACTGTCCAACGTACCGGGGATATCGCCCGCCATCGCAAGGCGCGTCTTGGAAGAGCTTTCGAGGCCAAGATAG
- a CDS encoding nicotinamide-nucleotide adenylyltransferase, giving the protein MRRALFIGRFQPFHNGHLKVIADIAKDFDEVVIGIGSAQESHTFKNPFTAGERFHMIAAALDAAGVHNYHIVPIPDVNRNSMWVAQVRSFVPPFQVFFSNNPLATRLFSESGHEVRPAPFVEREKYSGTSVRDAIRIGTAWEALVPSAVASIIKTVDGAERIKELRRSDAAAREGADS; this is encoded by the coding sequence GTGAGGCGCGCCCTTTTCATCGGCCGTTTCCAACCGTTCCACAACGGGCACCTGAAGGTCATCGCCGACATCGCGAAGGACTTCGACGAGGTCGTGATAGGCATCGGAAGCGCCCAGGAAAGCCACACCTTCAAGAACCCCTTCACGGCGGGCGAGCGTTTCCACATGATCGCAGCGGCGCTCGATGCGGCGGGTGTCCACAACTATCACATCGTCCCGATACCTGACGTGAACCGGAACAGCATGTGGGTGGCCCAGGTCCGCTCATTCGTCCCGCCTTTCCAGGTCTTCTTCAGCAACAATCCGCTCGCAACGCGCCTATTCTCGGAAAGCGGCCACGAGGTGCGTCCGGCCCCGTTCGTCGAACGCGAGAAGTACAGCGGCACATCAGTGCGCGACGCTATCCGCATTGGCACGGCCTGGGAGGCTCTCGTGCCGAGCGCGGTCGCAAGCATCATCAAGACCGTGGACGGGGCCGAGCGCATCAAGGAACTACGTCGCTCGGACGCCGCGGCCCGCGAAGGTGCCGACTCCTGA
- a CDS encoding magnesium transporter CorA — MAMQPPEAKPDPGLEKRGVCIAISRAGKPVRLFADSPSEFISCIKDAEIAWVNFSVQDLDKDGVAVASLLGFSGSLVTFLTEHRQSAYDDRETELGIKLPVVRVHAMDVDTFPLVVLIRRGLILTLHDKNVTRMAKFARYADTFMRKIKPETPWNDKLTIVLIRLINENNDRNFDGLRSIQERGEDLGKYLINPTQPSTTLGPQIYSMKHALIAYLDALWATLDVIQNLRYGDAELISDDETILGRVGVLADDVTRQISLSEHMSEVLASGLEVLQSIYNNQLQLLNNRLTFVVTWLTILGTAVLVPNTLATILSNPAYGLGPADAAWYTTVIVGSTAGATVLTWFVVRRWLQPPATP, encoded by the coding sequence ATGGCGATGCAACCGCCAGAGGCCAAACCCGACCCGGGACTCGAGAAGCGAGGCGTATGCATCGCGATAAGCCGGGCCGGGAAACCCGTAAGGCTCTTTGCGGACAGCCCCTCGGAGTTCATCTCCTGCATCAAGGACGCGGAGATCGCCTGGGTCAACTTCTCGGTGCAAGACCTCGACAAGGACGGGGTGGCCGTTGCGAGCCTCCTTGGTTTTTCCGGAAGCCTCGTCACGTTCCTCACGGAGCACCGGCAAAGCGCCTATGACGACCGCGAGACGGAACTGGGGATCAAGCTCCCGGTCGTGCGCGTGCACGCGATGGACGTCGACACTTTCCCGCTCGTGGTCTTGATCCGGCGGGGCCTCATCCTCACGCTTCACGACAAGAACGTCACGCGGATGGCCAAGTTCGCCCGCTACGCCGACACGTTCATGCGAAAGATCAAACCGGAGACCCCCTGGAACGACAAGCTCACGATAGTCCTCATCCGCCTCATCAACGAGAACAACGACAGGAACTTCGATGGGTTGAGATCCATCCAGGAACGCGGCGAAGACCTCGGAAAATACCTCATCAATCCGACGCAGCCGTCGACGACGCTGGGCCCCCAGATCTACTCGATGAAGCACGCACTCATCGCCTACCTTGATGCCCTCTGGGCGACGCTCGACGTCATCCAGAACCTTCGTTACGGGGACGCAGAACTCATCAGCGACGACGAGACGATCCTCGGACGCGTTGGCGTCCTGGCCGACGACGTGACCCGCCAGATCAGCCTTTCGGAGCACATGAGCGAGGTCTTGGCCTCTGGCCTTGAGGTGTTGCAATCCATCTACAACAACCAATTGCAGCTTCTCAACAACCGGCTCACCTTCGTCGTCACGTGGCTCACGATCCTCGGCACCGCGGTCCTCGTCCCGAACACGCTCGCAACGATCCTGTCTAACCCCGCGTACGGCCTTGGCCCGGCCGACGCGGCGTGGTACACTACGGTCATCGTCGGTTCTACGGCCGGGGCGACGGTTCTCACCTGGTTCGTGGTGAGGCGTTGGCTGCAGCCGCCGGCGACGCCGTGA
- a CDS encoding class II fructose-bisphosphate aldolase, with protein sequence MAKIHETTAELEAGLASGINVTNDRVRILDEELLEAELVDDLVHTAVFGPGPVKDRARWIIRAAAHALGVKTASTHAFYVARGTGESSRDLTVPAFNIRGPTYDVSRAAIRAAKRAKVGAFIFEIARSEIGYTDQRPGEYAAVVAAAAIREGFRGPLFLQGDHYQFSASKYPKDPAREKKAILDLIDESVAAGFRNIDIDASTLVDLSKPGEREQQRLNATLSAEMCAHIRRLQPPGVVISVGGEIGEVGAHVTTPLELEAYMETYREELSRSGRSPGPSKISINTGTSHGGKVDAAGKVTKMEVRFDIHDAMSRLCREKYGLGGTVQHGASTLAETEFDKFPPVGTIEIHLATGFQNLLFDHPAFPKALTDRIRAWVTSDLAAEKKEKDSQEQFIYKTRKKAFGRFKKELWGLEDPSRSAIMDDMEARFTLLFKKLGVEDTQGLANRYAMMDGAPPVWSAPARGAFHSEMAAGEGE encoded by the coding sequence ATGGCGAAGATCCATGAGACCACGGCGGAGCTCGAAGCGGGCCTCGCCTCCGGGATCAATGTGACGAACGACCGCGTCAGGATACTGGATGAAGAGTTGTTGGAGGCCGAACTCGTCGACGACCTCGTCCACACGGCGGTCTTCGGTCCGGGCCCGGTGAAAGACCGCGCACGCTGGATCATACGTGCCGCGGCCCACGCTCTCGGGGTCAAGACGGCGAGCACCCACGCGTTTTACGTGGCGCGGGGAACCGGGGAGTCGTCGCGCGACTTGACGGTGCCCGCTTTCAACATCCGTGGCCCCACATACGATGTATCCCGCGCGGCGATCCGGGCGGCAAAGAGGGCGAAAGTCGGTGCCTTCATATTCGAGATCGCAAGAAGCGAGATCGGGTACACGGACCAGCGGCCGGGCGAGTACGCAGCGGTCGTCGCGGCGGCGGCCATCCGGGAAGGTTTCCGCGGCCCCCTCTTTCTCCAAGGGGACCACTACCAGTTCTCGGCGAGCAAATACCCGAAGGACCCTGCGCGGGAGAAGAAGGCGATACTGGACCTCATCGACGAGTCGGTGGCAGCCGGTTTCAGGAACATCGACATCGACGCGTCGACGCTCGTCGACCTCTCAAAGCCTGGCGAGCGCGAACAGCAGCGCCTGAACGCGACTCTTTCGGCCGAGATGTGCGCCCACATCAGGCGGCTCCAACCGCCGGGTGTCGTCATCAGCGTCGGCGGCGAGATAGGCGAGGTGGGCGCGCACGTCACGACCCCCCTTGAACTCGAGGCCTACATGGAGACTTACCGCGAGGAGCTTTCACGTTCGGGCCGCTCCCCGGGCCCCTCGAAGATCTCGATCAACACAGGCACGTCCCACGGCGGCAAGGTGGATGCGGCGGGGAAGGTCACGAAGATGGAGGTACGCTTCGACATCCATGACGCGATGAGCCGCCTCTGCCGGGAGAAGTACGGCCTCGGGGGCACCGTCCAGCACGGCGCCTCAACGTTGGCGGAGACGGAGTTCGACAAGTTCCCGCCGGTGGGCACCATCGAGATACACCTCGCAACGGGGTTCCAGAACCTCCTCTTCGACCACCCCGCTTTCCCGAAGGCTCTCACGGATCGCATCCGCGCGTGGGTGACGAGCGACCTCGCGGCGGAGAAGAAGGAAAAGGACTCGCAGGAGCAATTCATCTACAAGACGAGGAAGAAGGCGTTCGGTCGGTTCAAGAAGGAGCTCTGGGGCCTTGAGGACCCGTCGCGCTCGGCGATCATGGACGACATGGAGGCCCGCTTCACGCTTCTTTTCAAGAAGCTCGGGGTCGAGGACACGCAGGGACTGGCCAACCGATACGCAATGATGGACGGCGCGCCGCCCGTATGGTCGGCTCCTGCACGTGGCGCGTTCCACTCCGAGATGGCGGCGGGCGAAGGCGAATAG
- a CDS encoding 6-phosphofructokinase produces the protein MNASTDGQRTVAILVGGGPAPGLNGVINAVVLAGESRGWRVLGVPEGFRYLMKGDVSHVRVLDRRAVEGIETRGGSILYTSRANPQKDPEALKRVVACLQELGVTDLVTLGGDDTATSAIKVAEASKGQLRVAHVPKTIDNDLPLPGGAPTFGFETAKALGSRLCVNLREDARTTRRWVIVTAMGRTAGHLALGMGVSSGADLTVIPEEFDGNVDLGTISDLCEAAIVKRISHGEPWGLVILAEGLLDLLGEGDFAHVGNLERDEHGHPRLSEVSLGRIVKDVLAPRFKERGLDVAIIAKEIGYELRCADPVAFDVQYTRTLGVGAVDFLETGKGNAMIALQDGKLAPLGFEDLRDAKTGRVRVRGVDVRGATFTHARHIQARLTGRDFSDEGRLGLLSAAAHLEPSGFKRRFERLSRFGE, from the coding sequence ATGAACGCGTCAACAGATGGACAGCGGACGGTAGCGATCCTCGTAGGCGGCGGCCCGGCCCCAGGCCTCAACGGCGTCATCAACGCGGTGGTCTTGGCCGGCGAGTCGCGTGGCTGGCGAGTCCTCGGCGTCCCGGAGGGCTTCCGGTACTTGATGAAAGGGGATGTGTCGCACGTGCGCGTCCTCGACCGCCGCGCGGTCGAGGGGATCGAGACGCGCGGCGGCTCAATCCTCTACACGTCAAGGGCCAACCCCCAAAAGGATCCGGAGGCGCTGAAACGCGTCGTCGCATGCCTCCAGGAACTGGGCGTCACGGACCTGGTGACGCTTGGCGGCGACGATACGGCAACGAGCGCGATCAAGGTGGCCGAGGCATCGAAAGGGCAGCTACGCGTCGCGCACGTGCCGAAGACGATAGACAATGACCTGCCCCTTCCGGGCGGCGCCCCGACGTTCGGGTTCGAAACGGCGAAAGCGCTCGGTTCGCGCCTTTGTGTGAACCTGCGTGAGGATGCCCGCACGACGAGGCGCTGGGTGATTGTTACCGCAATGGGCCGCACGGCCGGGCATCTTGCGCTCGGGATGGGCGTGTCAAGCGGCGCAGACCTCACCGTCATCCCCGAGGAGTTCGATGGCAACGTCGACCTCGGCACCATCTCCGACCTCTGCGAAGCAGCGATCGTGAAGCGTATTTCCCACGGCGAACCGTGGGGCCTCGTCATCCTCGCGGAAGGCCTACTCGACCTCCTCGGCGAGGGCGACTTCGCTCACGTCGGGAACCTTGAGCGGGACGAGCATGGCCACCCGCGTCTTTCCGAGGTGTCTCTTGGCCGGATAGTGAAGGACGTCCTAGCGCCCCGGTTCAAGGAACGCGGTCTCGACGTCGCTATCATCGCGAAGGAGATCGGTTACGAGCTTCGCTGCGCGGACCCCGTTGCCTTCGATGTGCAGTACACGCGAACGTTAGGCGTCGGTGCGGTTGATTTCCTTGAGACCGGAAAAGGGAACGCGATGATCGCGCTCCAGGACGGAAAACTCGCGCCTCTCGGGTTCGAAGACCTTCGCGACGCGAAGACAGGGCGCGTGCGCGTGCGCGGCGTCGATGTCAGGGGCGCGACGTTCACGCACGCCCGCCACATCCAGGCGCGTCTCACCGGGCGTGACTTCTCGGACGAAGGACGCCTTGGACTCCTCTCGGCCGCGGCCCATCTCGAACCCTCTGGCTTCAAGCGTCGTTTTGAAAGGCTTTCACGGTTCGGAGAGTGA
- a CDS encoding DNA-directed RNA polymerase translates to MGQYGDRRGGGGGGGGFRGGFSGPREMHDAVCADCGQKTQVPFKPTEGRPVYCRDCFAKRRPARF, encoded by the coding sequence ATGGGACAGTATGGAGACAGGCGCGGTGGCGGCGGCGGTGGCGGTGGCTTCCGTGGCGGCTTTAGCGGCCCTCGGGAAATGCACGACGCAGTATGCGCAGATTGTGGACAGAAGACGCAGGTACCATTCAAGCCGACCGAAGGTCGGCCCGTGTACTGCCGCGACTGTTTCGCAAAGCGCCGCCCGGCTCGATTCTAA
- the ftsZ gene encoding cell division protein FtsZ codes for MQSLITNAIKNAPDTQGEEAQTTETDFEFEGVGEPKIVIVGCGGAGNNTINRLHSVGVRGAETIAINTDKQHLDRIQADKKLLIGKSITRGLGAGGYPEVAERCAEMAQPYIEELLEGADLVFVTAGMGGGTGTGTAPVVARIAKKKGAIVIGMVSTPFNVERARLLKGEDGLNKLRKEADTVIVLDNNRLLQYVPNLPIDQAFSVMDQLVAETVKGISETITQPSLINLDYADVRTIMGCGGIAVMLYGEAKSNDPNKVVSEALNHPLLDVDYKGASGCLLHITGGPDLSLKAAEQVAQALTFDMDTRANVIWGARVNEDFEGRMRVMAIMTGVQSPQILGPGATATKALRESLGNKKDGPNLEIPWIN; via the coding sequence ATGCAGTCGTTGATCACAAACGCGATAAAGAACGCACCGGACACACAAGGCGAAGAAGCGCAAACGACCGAGACCGACTTCGAGTTCGAAGGAGTCGGTGAGCCCAAGATCGTCATCGTGGGCTGCGGAGGAGCGGGCAACAACACGATAAACCGCCTGCACTCGGTGGGTGTCCGGGGCGCTGAGACCATCGCCATCAATACGGACAAACAGCACCTCGATCGCATACAAGCGGACAAGAAACTCCTTATCGGCAAGTCGATAACGCGCGGCCTCGGAGCCGGCGGCTACCCGGAGGTCGCGGAGCGCTGCGCAGAGATGGCCCAGCCGTACATCGAGGAACTCCTCGAAGGCGCAGACCTCGTCTTCGTCACCGCCGGAATGGGCGGCGGCACCGGGACCGGAACGGCCCCCGTGGTGGCGCGTATCGCCAAAAAGAAGGGCGCAATCGTGATCGGAATGGTCTCCACACCGTTCAACGTCGAGCGCGCGAGGCTCCTCAAGGGTGAGGACGGCCTCAACAAGCTCAGGAAGGAAGCGGACACTGTCATCGTGCTCGACAACAACAGGTTGCTCCAGTACGTGCCGAACCTCCCGATCGACCAGGCGTTCTCCGTCATGGACCAGCTCGTGGCCGAGACCGTCAAGGGCATCAGCGAGACGATCACGCAACCGAGTCTCATCAACCTCGACTACGCGGATGTCCGCACGATCATGGGTTGCGGCGGCATCGCTGTCATGCTCTACGGGGAAGCGAAGTCGAACGACCCCAACAAGGTCGTGTCCGAGGCTTTGAACCACCCGCTGCTGGACGTGGATTACAAGGGCGCCTCCGGGTGCCTCCTCCACATCACGGGCGGGCCCGACTTGAGCCTCAAGGCGGCCGAGCAGGTCGCCCAGGCCTTGACCTTCGACATGGACACGCGGGCGAACGTGATCTGGGGTGCGCGAGTGAACGAGGACTTCGAGGGCAGGATGCGCGTCATGGCCATCATGACCGGTGTCCAAAGCCCGCAGATCCTCGGCCCCGGAGCGACGGCGACAAAGGCGCTACGCGAATCGCTCGGGAACAAGAAGGACGGGCCGAACCTCGAGATACCCTGGATCAACTAA
- a CDS encoding ribbon-helix-helix protein, CopG family, translating into MDQGERVTIRLPIQELADLDSLISGGQFATRSEALREAARMLYRAKAKDALETMELRKRLSQARSETIDLDDVVKK; encoded by the coding sequence ATGGATCAAGGCGAGAGGGTCACAATCCGGCTCCCCATTCAGGAGCTCGCGGATCTTGACAGTCTCATCTCCGGCGGCCAATTCGCGACACGCAGCGAAGCGTTGCGCGAGGCGGCCCGGATGCTCTATCGCGCCAAAGCCAAGGACGCCTTGGAAACGATGGAACTTCGCAAGCGCCTATCGCAAGCGCGCAGCGAGACCATCGACCTCGACGACGTTGTCAAGAAATGA
- the proC gene encoding pyrroline-5-carboxylate reductase, producing MEQKRIAVIGAGNMGTALLRGMLKAHWCKPGNLVASGRDAERMKRVQEELRIKVTTDNGEAARFADVVVFAVKPQILSQVLHECRAEIAHPQLVVSIAAGVPTSFIESHLPERVAVMRAIPNIAATVELGATALCRGKAATDAEAGVAESIFKAVGVVVAVDESLMDAVTGRSGTGPMYIFQIIEGLSDAGVKMGLSRSTSNILSVQTVLGSAKMVADTGQHPGLLKDLVTSPGGTAIAALHSMERNGLRALLIDAVEVATRRSAELGTRAENESSKKK from the coding sequence ATGGAACAAAAACGGATCGCCGTCATCGGCGCCGGGAACATGGGGACGGCGCTACTTCGCGGGATGCTCAAAGCGCATTGGTGCAAGCCAGGGAACCTCGTCGCCTCTGGCCGCGACGCCGAACGCATGAAGCGTGTACAAGAAGAGTTGAGGATCAAGGTCACGACCGACAACGGCGAGGCGGCGCGCTTCGCCGACGTCGTGGTGTTCGCCGTCAAGCCGCAGATCCTTTCGCAAGTCCTTCACGAATGCCGCGCCGAGATCGCCCACCCACAGCTCGTCGTGTCGATCGCCGCGGGTGTGCCGACCAGTTTCATCGAGTCGCACCTTCCCGAGCGCGTGGCCGTGATGAGGGCGATCCCGAACATCGCCGCCACCGTTGAACTCGGGGCGACGGCCCTTTGCCGGGGAAAGGCCGCGACCGACGCGGAGGCGGGTGTGGCCGAATCGATTTTCAAAGCCGTCGGTGTCGTCGTCGCCGTGGACGAATCGTTGATGGACGCGGTCACGGGCCGATCCGGTACGGGCCCGATGTACATCTTCCAGATAATCGAAGGACTCTCCGACGCCGGAGTCAAGATGGGCCTTTCCCGGTCCACGAGCAACATCCTCTCTGTACAGACCGTTCTCGGGTCGGCGAAGATGGTGGCGGACACCGGTCAACACCCGGGGCTGCTCAAGGACCTTGTGACGTCTCCTGGCGGAACGGCGATCGCGGCGTTGCACTCGATGGAGCGTAACGGCCTACGTGCGCTACTCATCGACGCGGTCGAAGTCGCAACGCGTAGGAGCGCCGAGCTCGGGACCCGCGCGGAGAACGAGAGCTCAAAGAAGAAATGA